One Ogataea parapolymorpha DL-1 chromosome VI, whole genome shotgun sequence DNA window includes the following coding sequences:
- a CDS encoding Protein MKT1, whose amino-acid sequence MDVLENAVIGIEVEHYLSRLLTPRKEPNLEAIAGFPMTLKMLMESDFKSFEELKITPIFVFPGLRTVDQFDYIKEPELLQHEKNFKKIWDEKVAREHYNESFRDSNTPLALRPIMDDFMQILESKGVDYIVAPYFAWIELQYLLAENLIHCIFGSTDGLLIEGVEKFIFSMEFESKQFKYLEKSSVLRKLNLSPKQFKDLSMCVGNGFQPYNINIFPHIPSSPTFPSLHEFILNGGSIYNSLLALPNGGRYMEIYQKGCASLDYTPVLKVNGRTELLQMDSDASFLSSVAASPQALNSSNTSTETTPSEPSKRIPDDLHEVIGQRLPDELFFYQSIGLTAFELCETLIHGTQIERLPLDMSVTPLYQKLVCDEESLEIRGKTLNLFANSLNRYYQFKKLRLETVFNGRQEYELVQRMTPPLYLKVKPLLVRHTTARSFQLAAFLSGVSDEFLEDTVVAKADEEGSRISTSYEIISTGLIRTLYIYGFLSENDFTLTEWGKLLPQLSKSVNVETLFLLLIFFKRFSELKADDILQPNDLKTDNKQYKNAAIFISKILSLQPMSNFNPVNYVYKVHRPLLQFRSVMDKLKSYTKDLLTSNIIALELLNHDDLDKFQRDNKSWRKLMTEIPFRRSLPNVLLGIVAQEFLETYLADLDVEKASASVDESLLKAVNEKPSAEFLNGLKFVKQVIALVRALLQNKLIKVDEAFTTMIDTSEELITKIESSYSTNSIQLK is encoded by the coding sequence ATGGATGTGCTGGAGAATGCAGTCATTGGAATTGAGGTTGAGCATTATCTCTCGAGACTTCTCACACCTAGGAAAGAACCGAACCTCGAAGCAATCGCGGGTTTCCCGATGACCTTGAAAATGCTGATGGAATCGGACTTCAAGTCatttgaagagctcaaaataACCCCGATCTTTGTGTTCCCAGGTCTGAGAACTGTGGACCAGTTTGATTATATCAAGGAACCTGAACTACTACAGCACGAGAAGAActttaaaaaaatatgggaCGAAAAAGTTGCAAGAGAGCATTACAATGAAAGTTTCAGGGATTCCAACACACCATTGGCTTTGAGGCCAATCATGGATGATTTTATGCAAATCCTGGAGTCCAAGGGCGTGGACTATATCGTCGCTCCGTATTTTGCATGGATTGAGCTTCAGTATCTGCTGGCAGAGAACTTGATACACTGCATATTTGGGTCAACAGATGGCCTTCTTATTGAAGGTGTAGAGAAGTTCATATTCAGCATGGAATTCGAGAGCAAACAGTTCAAATATCTTGAAAAGTCTAGTGTACTTCGAAAACTCAACCTCAGTCCGAAACAATTCAAGGACCTTTCTATGTGTGTTGGTAATGGCTTCCAACCTTATAACATCAACATTTTCCCCCATATCCCATCCTCTCCAACTTTCCCGTCTCTCCACGAATTTATCCTTAATGGTGGCTCGATATACAATTCCCTTCTTGCATTACCTAATGGGGGAAGATACATGGAAATATATCAGAAAGGATGCGCCTCTCTTGACTACACCCCTGTACTGAAAGTGAATGGAAGAACTGAATTGTTGCAGATGGATAGTGACGCGTCTTTCTTGTCTTCTGTGGCAGCTAGTCCCCAGGCTCTCAATTCTTCCAACACATCCACGGAAACAACACCATCAGAACCTTCGAAGCGAATCCCCGACGACCTGCACGAGGTGATTGGGCAAAGACTAccagacgagctgtttttctaCCAATCGATAGGTCTCACAGCCTTTGAACTTTGTGAGACGTTGATCCATGGAACACAAATTGAAAGATTACCCTTAGACATGTCGGTGACACCTTTATACCAAAAACTTGTTTGCGACGAGGAGTCTCTAGAGATACGAGGCAAAACTCTTAACCTGTTTGCAAATTCACTCAACAGATACTACCAGTTTAAAAAATTGCGCCTAGAAACCGTTTTCAATGGTCGCCAGGAGTATGAACTTGTCCAGAGAATGACTCCTCCCCTTTATCTTAAAGTGAAACCGCTTCTTGTTAGACATACCACTGCCAGATCATTCCAATTAGCAGCTTTTCTATCAGGAGTGAGCGACGAGTTCTTGGAAGATACGGTGGTTGCAAAAGCAGACGAGGAGGGCAGCAgaatttccaccagctATGAAATTATCTCAACAGGCCTGATCAGAACGCTCTACATCTATGGATTTTTATCCGAGAATGATTTCACATTGACTGAGTGGGGAAAGCTCTTGCCTCAACTTTCTAAGTCAGTCAACGTGGAAACGCTCTTTCTGctgctcattttcttcaaGCGCTTTTCTGAGTTGAAGGCTGATGATATTCTACAGCCAAACGATCTGAAGACAGACAATAAGCAGTACAAAAACGCCGCAATTTTCATCTCGAAAATCCTTTCTCTTCAACCGATGTCGAATTTCAATCCTGTCAATTATGTCTATAAAGTCCACAGACCTTTACTTCAGTTCAGATCGGTGATGGACAAACTGAAGTCATATACAAAGGATCTCCTAACTTCGAACATCATCGCCTTGGAATTGCTAAATCACGATGACTTGGACAAATTCCAACGAGACAATAAATCTTGGAGAAAGCTCATGACGGAGATTCCGTTCAGAAGATCGCTTCCTAATGTTCTTTTAGGAATTGTGGCACAAGAATTCTTAGAAACATACCTTGCTGATCTGGACGTTGAGAAAGCATCTGCTTCCGTAGATGAATCGTTATTGAAAGCCGTCAATGAAAAGCCATCAGCAGAGTTTTTGAACGGCTTAAAGTTTGTGAAGCAAGTGATTGCTCTCGTTCGCGCTTTACTACAAAACAAACTGATTAAAGTGGACGAGGCATTCACTACCATGATCGACACGAGCGAAGAACTTATTACGAAAATCGAATCCAGCTACTCAACTAATTCAATTCAGTTGAAATAG
- a CDS encoding Conserved hypothetical secreted protein has protein sequence MRFSFLLLSIGLLVPTCLGVRYETLTSKYKRNIVKITDANYQDLLNNEDFDIVLYLTASSPQVGCVLCNEFQPVFEQLASSFYENLETHGLGSDDTKLIFAYSDFPDSRKLFQQLALNNVPKVYYYNAQQGIGLKPSDEFMFMSTDLLSTLTSWLVAKTHLSPELFALKTKINYTELFLTFCIVFGLGVIITLNYKRVLAIITNKRGWQAFSILLVILFTSGYMFNVIRNTQYIRTNKDGSNIYFMGGHQAQLGVETQIISVIYGLFCAGMVILVDMFKKFENAKLRLFGSIGLSFGLFVLYSILVTCFHAKNTGYPYWLLKL, from the coding sequence ATGAGATTTTCCTTCTTATTATTATCCATTGGATTGCTGGTTCCCACTTGTTTAGGTGTGCGATATGAGACCCTCACATCTAAGTACAAGAGGAACATTGTTAAGATTACTGATGCCAATTACCAAGATCTTTTGAACAACGAGGATTTTGACATAGTACTGTACCTGACCGCATCCAGTCCACAAGTTGGTTGCGTTCTATGCAATGAATTCCAACCTGTAtttgaacagctcgccTCCTCATTTTATGAAAATCTTGAAACTCATGGTCTTGGCTCTGATGACACAAAGTTGATCTTTGCATATTCTGATTTTCCCGACTCCAGAAAGCTTTTCCAACAATTGGCACTTAATAACGTTCCGAAGGTTTACTACTACAATGCACAGCAAGGAATTGGTTTGAAACCTAGTGATGAATTCATGTTTATGAGCACTGATCTGCTCTCTacattgacgagctggttgGTGGCTAAGACGCACCTAAGCCCCGAACTATTTGCTTTAAAGACCAAAATCAACTATACTGAGTTATTCTTAACATTTTGCATTGTTTTCGGACTTGGGGTGATCATCACACTGAATTATAAAAGGGTTTTAGCCATCATTACCAACAAAAGGGGCTGGCAAGCGTTTAGCATTTTGCTTGTCATTCTGTTCACATCCGGTTACATGTTCAACGTTATTAGAAATACACAGTACATTCGTACAAATAAAGACGGTTCCAACATCTATTTCATGGGTGGACACCAAGCACAATTGGGAGTCGAAACACAGATTATTTCGGTAATCTATGGACTTTTCTGTGCTGGTATGGTGATCTTGGTGGACATGttcaagaagtttgagaaTGCCAAGTTGAGACTGTTTGGTTCTATTGGTTTATCATTTGGCCTTTTCGTTTTATACAGCATTCTGGTGACTTGTTTCCATGCCAAAAATACTGGCTATCCATATTGGCTTCTAAAATTATGA